One segment of Neobacillus endophyticus DNA contains the following:
- a CDS encoding YpzG family protein — protein sequence MSYKDYLDPHSELFHHTWTRPKRQKSQVNGQTRLTQNTIILRSNAKAHRW from the coding sequence ATGAGCTATAAGGATTATTTGGATCCACATTCTGAGCTTTTTCACCACACTTGGACGAGACCTAAGCGGCAAAAGTCGCAGGTAAATGGCCAAACTAGGCTGACGCAAAACACAATCATCTTAAGGAGCAATGCCAAAGCTCACCGCTGGTGA